A stretch of DNA from Vanrija pseudolonga chromosome 6, complete sequence:
GTGCTGCGGCACGCCGTGACGACATATCGCCCCGAGCCACGCATCCATCAGAGGACTagacaacgacgaggcgacgacgcgataACATCGACCAGCGGCGAGAATCCCAGTATTCGACATCACAGTGCcttcttgctgctgcccgctTATCgtcctcccactcccaccccaACACCCGACACACACCGCCTCGTGGACCAACCGAGcaagccgacggcgagcgagcgcgagcgcgacattCCGCACAAGTCTTGGCTTCTTGATCGCCACTGGACTGGCGCTTCCTTCCCAATCAGTACAAGTACCCCCACCGGCGCCCTTTCCCACCTCCCCAAACACGAACATGAGCTCGACCCCATCAGCATCAGTAACAGCAACAatgacgacctcggcccctcccccaacggcgcgcgcgtgggaGTGGACCGCGCGCGGAATGGCATGGGACGTGCTCCGACTCAACCCTGCCAGACCGGTGCCGACACtccccccgccgacgccgctgccgtctgACATCGACCCGGCGGAAGAGTGGCTGCTCATCAAGGTAGCCTTTGCGTCCCTCAACGCAGGCGCCATCTTCCAGATGAACCTCGTGccgagcgtcgcgcgcgccgcgaacGGCGTGCCAGAGATGGACTTGTCCGGCACCGTCGTGGACAcctggcgcggcgacgcgaccacgacgccgcgcttcgccaagggcgacggcgtgtaCGCCATGCTGCCGGCGGGGTACACCCTCCCtaccggcagcggcgcgctggcagaGTTCGTccgcgtgccggcgcgcttCGCCGTCCTCAAGCCCCCGCACGTGTCTTTCTctgacgcggcggccgtcggcatcgcgaCACTCACCGCGCACGAGATGATCCGCTCCACGACCCTCAACCCCGGCGACCGCGTGCTTGTCAACGCTGCTTCCGGCGGGATAGGCACCATGGTCGTGCagatggcgcgcgccgccgtcggcaaggaggggttcgtcgtcggcgtgtgcAGTGGCAAGAACGCGGCGATGGTGCGCGACatcggcgcggacgaggtgggtgtcGCTTGTACCTCCAGACAATGCTGATTCTCCAGGTTGTAGACTACACACAGCACCCCAACGTCGGGGCGCACCTCGCGGCGACCTACGGCCCCTTTGACGCCGCGTTCGACACGCTCGGCCACCAGGCGCTgtacctcgcctcgccgaccttcCTGGCCCCGCAAGCCGACTACGTCAGCGTGGGCATCAAGCCGCCGACATTCTACGTGCCCGACTTTCTGTGCGCCGTGCTCCAGATGAAGCTCAACGAGTGGTGGCCCACGTCGCggtggctcggcggcgtcggccgcaAGTGGGTCGCTGTGGCGATGATGAGCCCGACCCTCCCGGACCGCGAGGCGGCAGTTtacgccctcgccgcgggcgaTATCCGCGTGGTGCGCGACTCGGTCTGGGCgttcgaggacgccgacaaggcgtacaagcacctcggcggcctgcacGCCCGCGGCAAGGTGCTTGTCAAGGTCGATCCGACGTACAAGGATGATGAGTAGAGCGCGTTTCGGAAAGAATCAAATGTACTTATGTAGCTGTGTACAGCGGCCAGGCCCGCATCTTATCAGTTGGCTATGCCACCACCCCTGCCGACATGGCCGTCGGCCCCAGCTTCTTGGCAGCCCGTGCCTCCCAACCTcgcgcccacctcgcgccgTAGCTGCCCCTTGGGCTCCATAGCCCCTGTAGCATATCCGCAGCCATGATGCATCGTCACAGTCGTCACCTGATGCCTGCCAGGTACTGCGCCGCGGTCGCTcacgaggcggcgcgtgccgcatccacctccctcctctcctcgccccgcctcgcccctcCTTCTCAAAGTCCCAAAACACACTGTTGTCGGCCGCCGGGCATGCCTATGCGTTTCTCGTGCGTGCATGAGCAGCTTGGTGTGAcgctggccgacgcgctcgacttgtcgagcacgcgcacccACACTCAAACGAGGCCGTATCATCGGTCGCGGATCGTTCGGCTGTTCACAAAGCCCGTGTTGAACAGCAACAACGAGCTGGCGTCAGTCAGCGTACTCCCCTCCGCAGACCCACTTGATATCCTTGACCCAGCCCGTGCCGGGGCCGCCACCACGCTCGATACACGGAATAGGCCACGGTGAGCGGCGCACATCAACACTCTCGCCCACGCTTAGCTCGCCGACATCCCGGCCGTCGAGAGAAAGCAGTGCCGGCGCACGGGCGCGGTTCGCAATCTGTAACCTTACCCGCGCGGAGCCGGGGAGCACCACAGGCCGGAaggagagcgagcgcggcgcgacgggcgtgaGGAGAagcacgtcggcctcggggtgcGCTATCGGCCCGCCAGAGGAGAGGTTGTACGCTGTCGACCCCGTCGGCGtagacagcagcagcccgtcCGCCTGGTATGGTGTCAGCCAGCTGCCGTATGTACATATGGCACACTCACGATGCCAGTCGTGAGACACTCGTCGTTGAGGTACGCGTCCAGCACGGCCAATTGTGGGTGCCGGCCGCGGTTGAGC
This window harbors:
- the SPBC16A3.02c gene encoding Zinc-type alcohol dehydrogenase-like protein, producing the protein MSSTPSASVTATMTTSAPPPTARAWEWTARGMAWDVLRLNPARPVPTLPPPTPLPSDIDPAEEWLLIKVAFASLNAGAIFQMNLVPSVARAANGVPEMDLSGTVVDTWRGDATTTPRFAKGDGVYAMLPAGYTLPTGSGALAEFVRVPARFAVLKPPHVSFSDAAAVGIATLTAHEMIRSTTLNPGDRVLVNAASGGIGTMVVQMARAAVGKEGFVVGVCSGKNAAMVRDIGADEVVDYTQHPNVGAHLAATYGPFDAAFDTLGHQALYLASPTFLAPQADYVSVGIKPPTFYVPDFLCAVLQMKLNEWWPTSRWLGGVGRKWVAVAMMSPTLPDREAAVYALAAGDIRVVRDSVWAFEDADKAYKHLGGLHARGKVLVKVDPTYKDDE